From Streptomyces sp. CMB-StM0423, a single genomic window includes:
- the groL gene encoding chaperonin GroEL (60 kDa chaperone family; promotes refolding of misfolded polypeptides especially under stressful conditions; forms two stacked rings of heptamers to form a barrel-shaped 14mer; ends can be capped by GroES; misfolded proteins enter the barrel where they are refolded when GroES binds) produces MAKTIAFDEEARRGLERGMNQLADAVRVTLGPKGRNVVLEKKWGAPTITNDGVSIAKEIELEDPYEKIGAELVKEVAKKTDDVAGDGTTTATVLAQALVKEGLRNVAAGANPMALKRGIEKATEAVSAALLEQAKDVETKEQIASTASISAGDTQIGELIAEAMDKVGKEGVITVEESQTFGLELELTEGMRFDKGYISAYFATDMERMEAELEDPYILIANSKISAVKDLLPLLEKVMQSGKPLLIIAEDVEGEALSTLVVNKIRGTFKSVAVKAPGFGDRRKAMLGDIAILTGGQVISEEVGLKLESATLDLLGRARKVVITKDETTIVDGSGDSEQVQGRVNQIRAEIDASDSDYDREKLQERLAKLAGGVAVIKAGAATEVELKERKHRIEDAVRNAKAAVEEGIVAGGGVALLQAGHVFEKLELQGDEATGASAVKLALEAPLKQIAVNAGLEGGVVVEKVRNLTAGHGLNAASGEYVDMIAEGILDPAKVTRSALQNAASIAGLFLTTEAVVADKPEKEKAAAGGGMPGGDMDF; encoded by the coding sequence ATGGCCAAGACCATCGCGTTCGACGAGGAGGCGCGGCGCGGCCTCGAGCGCGGCATGAACCAGCTCGCCGACGCCGTCCGCGTCACCCTCGGCCCCAAGGGCCGGAACGTCGTCCTCGAGAAGAAGTGGGGCGCCCCCACGATCACGAACGACGGTGTCTCCATCGCCAAGGAGATCGAGCTCGAGGACCCGTACGAGAAGATCGGCGCCGAGCTGGTCAAGGAGGTCGCGAAGAAGACGGACGACGTCGCCGGTGACGGCACGACGACCGCGACCGTCCTGGCCCAGGCCCTGGTCAAGGAGGGCCTGCGCAACGTGGCCGCCGGCGCCAACCCGATGGCGCTGAAGCGCGGCATCGAGAAGGCCACCGAGGCCGTCTCCGCCGCCCTGCTGGAGCAGGCCAAGGACGTGGAGACCAAGGAGCAGATCGCCTCCACCGCCTCCATCTCCGCCGGCGACACCCAGATCGGCGAGCTGATCGCCGAGGCCATGGACAAGGTCGGCAAGGAAGGCGTCATCACCGTCGAGGAGTCGCAGACCTTCGGGCTTGAGCTGGAGCTCACCGAGGGCATGCGCTTCGACAAGGGCTACATCTCCGCCTACTTCGCCACCGACATGGAGCGCATGGAGGCGGAGCTCGAGGACCCGTACATCCTCATCGCCAACTCCAAGATCAGCGCGGTCAAGGACCTGCTGCCGCTCCTGGAGAAGGTCATGCAGTCCGGCAAGCCGCTGCTGATCATCGCCGAGGACGTCGAGGGCGAGGCCCTGTCCACCCTCGTGGTGAACAAGATCCGCGGCACCTTCAAGTCCGTCGCCGTCAAGGCCCCGGGCTTCGGCGACCGCCGCAAGGCCATGCTCGGCGACATCGCCATCCTCACCGGCGGCCAGGTCATCTCCGAGGAGGTCGGCCTCAAGCTGGAGAGCGCCACGCTCGACCTGCTGGGCCGCGCCCGCAAGGTCGTCATCACCAAGGACGAGACCACCATCGTCGACGGCTCCGGCGACAGCGAGCAGGTCCAGGGCCGGGTCAACCAGATCCGGGCCGAGATCGACGCCAGCGACTCCGACTACGACCGCGAGAAGCTGCAGGAGCGGCTCGCCAAGCTGGCCGGCGGCGTGGCCGTCATCAAGGCCGGCGCCGCGACCGAGGTCGAGCTGAAGGAGCGCAAGCACCGCATCGAGGACGCCGTGCGCAACGCGAAGGCGGCCGTCGAGGAGGGCATCGTCGCCGGCGGCGGCGTCGCCCTGCTGCAGGCCGGCCACGTCTTCGAGAAGCTGGAGCTCCAGGGCGACGAGGCCACCGGCGCGTCCGCCGTGAAGCTGGCCCTGGAGGCCCCGCTGAAGCAGATCGCGGTCAACGCCGGCCTTGAGGGCGGCGTCGTGGTGGAGAAGGTGCGCAACCTGACCGCCGGTCACGGGCTCAACGCCGCCAGCGGCGAGTACGTCGACATGATCGCCGAGGGCATCCTCGACCCGGCCAAGGTGACCCGCTCCGCGCTGCAGAACGCGGCGTCGATCGCGGGTCTGTTCCTCACCACCGAGGCCGTCGTCGCCGACAAGCCGGAGAAGGAGAAGGCCGCGGCCGGGGGCGGTATGCCCGGCGGCGACATGGACTTCTGA
- a CDS encoding cold-shock protein: protein MAQGTVKWFNAEKGYGFIAVDGGADVFVHYSAIQMDGYRTLEEGQRVEFEISQGQKGPQADMVRVSG, encoded by the coding sequence ATGGCTCAGGGCACCGTCAAGTGGTTCAACGCGGAGAAGGGGTACGGCTTCATCGCGGTCGACGGTGGTGCGGATGTCTTCGTCCACTACAGCGCGATTCAGATGGACGGATACCGCACCCTCGAGGAAGGCCAGCGGGTCGAGTTCGAGATCTCGCAGGGCCAGAAGGGGCCGCAGGCAGACATGGTCCGCGTCAGCGGCTGA
- a CDS encoding MoaD/ThiS family protein, giving the protein MSVNVRIPTILRTYTDGRAEVSAEGATLAEVIEDLEKNHRGIAGRVLDDQGKLRRFVNVYVNDDDVRFADGLQTPTPEGAGISIIPAVAGGC; this is encoded by the coding sequence ATGAGCGTGAACGTCCGAATTCCGACCATCCTCCGTACGTATACCGACGGGCGGGCAGAGGTGAGCGCCGAGGGCGCGACGCTGGCCGAGGTGATCGAAGACCTGGAGAAGAACCACCGGGGCATCGCCGGCCGGGTGCTGGACGATCAAGGCAAGCTGCGCCGCTTCGTGAACGTCTACGTGAACGATGACGACGTCCGCTTCGCCGATGGCCTGCAGACTCCCACTCCGGAGGGGGCCGGGATCTCGATCATTCCGGCGGTCGCCGGAGGCTGCTGA
- the thrC gene encoding threonine synthase, producing the protein MAVDTAPTPTAVDGAPDLGPAVALSCRECGERVPLGPVFACQSCFGPLEAAYELPPGDAESAARLRARIEAGPRSIWRYAPLLPVPADVADKPNLNPGFTRLHRADRLAAELGVTGALHVKDDSGNPTHSFKDRVVAIAVEAARAFGFTTLSCSSTGNLAGAVGAAAARAGLRSCVFIPYDLEHAKVVMAAVYGGDVVGIEGTYDDVNRFCSELIGDPIGEGWGFTNVNLRPYYAEGSKTLAYEICEQLGWRLPDNIVIPVASGSQLTKIDKGLKELIATGLVEERPYKIFGAQATGCSPVSRAYKDGHDVVRPVRPDTIAKSLAIGNPADGPYVLDIARRTGGAVEDVTDAEVVDAVKLLARTEGVFAETAGGVTFGVLAKLVADGRIDPAETTVAINTGDGLKTLDAVAPTTGPSAIIRPTLDSFREAGLAS; encoded by the coding sequence ATGGCTGTAGACACAGCTCCCACCCCCACCGCCGTCGACGGCGCCCCGGATCTGGGCCCCGCCGTCGCGCTGTCGTGCCGGGAGTGCGGGGAGCGGGTGCCGCTGGGTCCGGTGTTCGCGTGCCAGTCGTGTTTCGGGCCGCTGGAGGCGGCGTACGAACTCCCCCCCGGTGACGCCGAGTCCGCCGCCCGGCTGCGGGCCCGTATCGAGGCGGGGCCGCGGAGCATCTGGCGGTACGCGCCGCTGCTGCCGGTCCCCGCGGACGTGGCGGACAAGCCGAACCTGAACCCGGGGTTCACCCGGCTGCACCGCGCCGACCGGCTCGCCGCCGAGCTGGGCGTGACGGGCGCGCTGCACGTCAAGGACGACTCGGGCAACCCGACGCACTCCTTCAAGGACCGCGTCGTCGCCATCGCCGTCGAGGCGGCGCGCGCCTTCGGCTTCACCACGCTGTCGTGTTCGTCCACGGGCAATCTGGCGGGCGCGGTCGGCGCGGCCGCGGCGCGGGCGGGGCTGCGTTCGTGCGTGTTCATCCCGTACGACCTGGAGCACGCGAAGGTCGTCATGGCCGCGGTCTACGGCGGTGACGTCGTCGGCATCGAGGGCACGTACGACGACGTGAACCGCTTCTGCTCGGAGCTGATCGGCGATCCGATCGGCGAGGGCTGGGGGTTCACGAACGTCAATCTGCGCCCGTACTACGCGGAGGGCTCCAAGACCCTCGCGTACGAGATCTGCGAGCAGCTCGGCTGGCGGCTCCCGGACAACATCGTCATCCCCGTCGCCTCCGGCTCCCAGCTCACGAAGATCGACAAGGGGCTGAAGGAGCTGATCGCGACGGGGCTGGTCGAGGAGCGCCCGTACAAGATCTTCGGCGCCCAGGCGACGGGCTGCTCCCCGGTCTCGCGGGCCTACAAGGACGGTCACGACGTGGTACGTCCCGTGCGGCCCGACACGATCGCCAAGTCCCTCGCCATCGGCAACCCGGCCGACGGTCCGTACGTGCTGGACATCGCCCGCCGCACCGGCGGCGCGGTGGAGGACGTGACGGACGCCGAGGTCGTGGACGCGGTGAAGCTGCTGGCCCGTACCGAGGGCGTGTTCGCGGAGACCGCGGGCGGCGTGACCTTCGGCGTGCTGGCGAAGCTCGTCGCGGACGGCCGGATCGACCCGGCAGAGACCACCGTCGCGATCAACACCGGCGACGGTCTGAAGACCCTCGACGCGGTCGCTCCCACCACGGGGCCGAGCGCGATCATTCGTCCCACACTCGACTCCTTCCGAGAGGCCGGCCTCGCATCATGA
- a CDS encoding glucosyl-3-phosphoglycerate synthase, producing MLDDVEQWLKTRSWSAADRPPARLLAAKRALGARGTVSVVLPALDEEATVGAIVAAIRAELMAPGDGGLVDELVVMDSGSTDRTAEVAAAAGARVVHRDEVLPRLPAVPGKGEVLWRSLLVTRGEIVCFVDADLRDFDTAFVSGIVGPLLTDPDVEFVKAVYDRPLGTGANGQGGRVTELVARPLLNLHWPLLAGFVQPLGGEYAARRSLLERLPFPVGYGVELGLLVDALHTVGLGALAQVDVGVRRHRHQDDRALGRMAAAIYRTAQLRLARGHLVRPRLTQFDRGADGAFEPRTYGVDTEERPPMGEVPEYVERRAA from the coding sequence GTGCTCGATGACGTGGAGCAGTGGCTGAAGACGCGGTCCTGGTCCGCGGCGGACCGGCCGCCCGCGCGGCTGCTGGCGGCCAAGCGGGCGCTCGGGGCACGCGGGACGGTGAGCGTGGTGCTGCCCGCGCTCGACGAGGAGGCCACGGTCGGGGCGATCGTCGCGGCGATCCGCGCGGAGCTGATGGCTCCCGGCGACGGCGGGCTGGTGGACGAGCTGGTCGTGATGGACTCCGGCTCCACGGACCGTACGGCGGAGGTCGCCGCGGCGGCCGGCGCGCGGGTCGTGCACCGCGACGAGGTGCTGCCGCGGCTGCCTGCGGTGCCGGGCAAGGGCGAGGTGCTGTGGCGGTCGCTGCTGGTGACGCGCGGCGAGATCGTGTGCTTCGTGGACGCGGACCTGCGGGACTTCGACACGGCGTTCGTGAGCGGGATCGTGGGGCCGCTGCTCACGGATCCTGACGTGGAATTCGTGAAGGCGGTGTACGACAGGCCGCTGGGCACGGGGGCGAACGGACAGGGCGGGCGGGTGACCGAGCTGGTGGCCCGGCCGCTGCTGAACCTGCACTGGCCGCTGCTGGCCGGCTTCGTCCAGCCGCTGGGCGGGGAGTACGCGGCGCGGCGGTCGCTGCTGGAGCGGCTGCCGTTCCCGGTCGGGTACGGGGTGGAGCTGGGCCTGCTCGTCGACGCGCTGCACACGGTGGGGCTGGGCGCGCTGGCGCAGGTCGACGTCGGCGTCCGGCGGCACCGGCACCAGGACGACCGCGCGCTGGGGCGCATGGCGGCGGCGATCTACCGCACGGCGCAGTTGCGGCTGGCGCGGGGGCACCTGGTGCGGCCGCGGCTGACGCAGTTCGACCGGGGGGCGGACGGGGCGTTCGAGCCGCGGACGTACGGGGTGGACACGGAGGAGCGGCCGCCGATGGGGGAGGTCCCCGAGTATGTGGAACGCCGAGCGGCGTAG
- a CDS encoding alpha,alpha-trehalose-phosphate synthase (UDP-forming) translates to MVVSPGAPLLVASNRGPVSYAVGDDGELVAKRGGGGLVSGLSAVGPEAGALWVCAALGDGDREAVRRGVAEPGVRMLGIDPDVFHDAYNGVANSVLWFVHHMLYDIPVAPVFDAGFRRQWAAYETYNRAFADALADGAAEGAAVLVQDYHLCLVPGMLRERRPDLRISHFTHTPWAPPEYFRLLPDDIAAALLRGLLGADRVGFHTRRWAEAFAGCCRDVLGGEADVTWAGEEARGERTTWVDVHALGADAEFLRERSRRPDVAERMAALREQIGGADREVVARVDRTELSKNIVRGLLAYRRLLEARPEWRGRVVKLAFAYPSRQDLAVYRDYTAEVRRLAAEINEAYGTDGWQPVVLHVEDDFARSLAAYRLADVALVNPLRDGMNLVAKEIPVVSDDGCALVLSREAGAYADLAEDALVVHPYDVEATADALHAALTMPRDERARRTKRLAAAATALPPQAWFLAQLDALRA, encoded by the coding sequence ATGGTCGTGTCGCCCGGTGCTCCCCTGCTCGTCGCGTCCAACCGCGGGCCCGTCTCGTACGCCGTCGGCGACGACGGGGAACTCGTCGCCAAGCGCGGCGGCGGCGGGCTCGTCTCCGGGCTCAGTGCCGTGGGGCCCGAGGCCGGGGCGCTGTGGGTGTGTGCCGCGCTGGGTGACGGGGACCGGGAGGCCGTGCGGCGGGGGGTGGCCGAGCCTGGGGTGCGGATGCTCGGCATCGACCCGGACGTCTTCCACGACGCGTACAACGGCGTCGCGAACTCCGTCCTGTGGTTCGTCCACCACATGCTCTACGACATCCCCGTCGCCCCCGTCTTCGACGCCGGGTTCCGCCGCCAATGGGCCGCGTACGAGACGTACAACCGCGCCTTCGCCGACGCCCTCGCCGACGGTGCCGCCGAGGGCGCGGCGGTGCTCGTACAGGACTACCACCTGTGCCTCGTCCCCGGCATGCTCCGCGAGCGCCGCCCCGACCTGCGCATCTCGCACTTCACCCACACCCCCTGGGCACCGCCCGAGTACTTCCGGCTCCTCCCCGACGACATCGCCGCCGCCCTCCTCCGCGGGCTGCTCGGCGCCGACCGCGTCGGCTTCCACACCCGCCGGTGGGCCGAGGCGTTCGCCGGCTGCTGCCGCGACGTGCTGGGCGGCGAAGCGGATGTCACGTGGGCCGGGGAGGAGGCGCGGGGGGAGCGGACGACCTGGGTCGACGTGCACGCCCTCGGCGCCGACGCCGAATTCCTGCGCGAGCGGTCGCGGCGGCCGGACGTCGCCGAGCGGATGGCGGCCCTGCGCGAGCAGATCGGCGGCGCGGACCGCGAGGTCGTCGCGCGGGTGGACCGGACTGAATTGTCGAAGAACATCGTCCGCGGACTGCTCGCGTACCGGCGGCTGCTGGAAGCGCGGCCGGAGTGGCGCGGGCGGGTGGTGAAGCTGGCGTTCGCGTATCCGTCGCGGCAGGACCTGGCCGTGTACCGGGACTACACCGCCGAGGTGCGCCGCCTCGCCGCCGAGATCAACGAGGCGTACGGGACGGACGGCTGGCAGCCCGTCGTGCTGCACGTCGAGGACGACTTCGCCCGCTCGCTCGCCGCGTACCGGCTGGCGGACGTGGCGCTCGTCAATCCGCTGCGGGACGGGATGAACCTGGTCGCGAAGGAGATCCCGGTGGTCTCGGACGACGGCTGCGCGCTGGTGCTGTCCCGGGAGGCGGGCGCGTACGCGGACCTCGCCGAGGACGCGCTCGTGGTGCACCCGTACGACGTGGAGGCCACCGCGGACGCGCTGCACGCGGCGCTGACGATGCCGCGCGACGAGCGCGCCCGGCGGACGAAGCGGCTGGCGGCGGCGGCCACGGCGCTGCCGCCGCAGGCGTGGTTCCTCGCGCAGTTGGACGCGCTGCGGGCGTAG
- a CDS encoding CGNR zinc finger domain-containing protein — protein MARPLTGEPLALDLVNTWWIDEGSPVDFFYEPDGVSRWLGEHGLSDPAADAPGPAAVREPLTTARAALRAALDGDEQPLDEILAHGARRPLLRAGRATSEIVVDDPAWLPAWVAAADLVRLYEEHPERVRGCANPECVLWFYDISKNGRRRWCSMEGCGNRAKAARFQERHRR, from the coding sequence ATGGCACGACCGCTGACCGGCGAACCGCTGGCCCTGGACCTGGTGAACACCTGGTGGATCGACGAGGGAAGCCCCGTCGACTTCTTCTACGAGCCCGACGGCGTCAGCCGCTGGCTGGGTGAACACGGCCTGTCCGATCCCGCGGCCGACGCCCCCGGCCCCGCCGCCGTGCGCGAGCCGCTGACCACCGCCCGCGCCGCCCTGCGCGCCGCCCTCGACGGCGACGAGCAGCCGCTCGACGAGATACTGGCCCACGGCGCCCGCCGCCCCCTGCTCCGCGCCGGCCGGGCCACCTCGGAGATCGTCGTGGACGACCCCGCGTGGCTGCCGGCCTGGGTCGCCGCGGCCGATCTGGTCCGGCTGTACGAGGAGCACCCGGAGCGGGTCCGCGGCTGTGCGAACCCCGAGTGCGTGCTGTGGTTCTACGACATCAGCAAGAACGGCCGCCGCCGCTGGTGCTCGATGGAGGGGTGCGGCAACCGCGCCAAGGCGGCCCGCTTCCAGGAGCGCCACCGCCGCTGA
- a CDS encoding alpha/beta fold hydrolase, with product MTVRHRTARIDGLDVFYREAGDPGAPTLVLLHGFPTSSVGFAPLMAELADEFRLIAPDYPGFGLSSAPPAEEWAYTFDHLADVVDKLLDQLGGRRYAIYVHDYGAPVGFRLALRHPERITGIVSQNGNAYDEGFTPFWTPLRAYWADPTPANREALRSLLTPDATHWQYSHGVPDTSLVDPALEVHDQALLDRPGNQEIQLDLFLDYGTNPGRYADWQEYLRVHQPPVLAAWGRHDEIFGADGARAFARDAKDAQVQLLDAGHFPLTTRFAQSAGLIRDFLRRLSD from the coding sequence GTGACCGTACGCCACCGCACCGCCCGCATCGACGGCCTCGACGTTTTCTACCGGGAGGCAGGCGACCCGGGCGCGCCGACGCTCGTGCTGCTGCACGGCTTCCCGACCTCGTCCGTCGGCTTCGCGCCGCTGATGGCCGAGCTGGCCGACGAGTTCCGCCTGATCGCCCCCGACTACCCCGGCTTCGGGCTCAGCTCCGCGCCGCCGGCCGAGGAGTGGGCGTACACCTTCGACCATCTCGCCGACGTCGTCGACAAGCTGCTCGACCAGCTAGGCGGCCGGCGCTACGCGATCTACGTCCACGACTACGGCGCCCCGGTCGGCTTCCGCCTCGCCCTGCGCCACCCCGAGCGCATCACCGGCATCGTCAGCCAGAACGGCAATGCCTACGACGAGGGGTTCACCCCCTTCTGGACCCCCCTCCGCGCCTACTGGGCCGACCCCACGCCGGCCAACCGCGAGGCGCTCCGCTCACTCCTCACCCCGGACGCCACGCACTGGCAGTACAGCCACGGCGTCCCGGACACCTCGCTGGTCGACCCGGCGCTGGAGGTGCACGACCAGGCCCTGCTGGACCGGCCGGGCAACCAGGAGATCCAGCTCGACCTCTTCCTCGACTACGGCACGAACCCCGGCCGGTACGCGGACTGGCAGGAGTATCTGCGTGTGCACCAGCCGCCGGTCCTCGCGGCCTGGGGGCGGCACGACGAGATCTTCGGGGCCGACGGTGCGCGTGCCTTCGCCCGGGACGCGAAGGACGCGCAGGTGCAGTTGCTGGACGCCGGTCACTTCCCGCTGACGACACGGTTCGCGCAGAGCGCCGGGCTGATACGGGACTTCCTGCGCCGGCTCTCGGACTGA
- the otsB gene encoding trehalose-phosphatase: MGSTSASQLPVPRTEAGRAGLAALLADPEQALVAFDFDGTLAPIVPDPDSARAHPGAVPALARVAPRVGTVAVITGRPAAVAVRYGGFAGVDGLAHLRVLGHYGDEQWDAATGTLRAPDPHPGVAAVQAELPGVLEAAGAWRGTWVEDKGRAVAVHTRRADHPAEAADALRKPLDDLAAAHGLVVEPGRFVLELRPPGMDKGRALTALTRETGARTVLYAGDDLGDLAAYDAVDALRPEGVAGLLVCSAATTGEGADALADRADLTVDGPQGVVDLLTTLATALGE, from the coding sequence ATGGGCAGCACCTCCGCATCACAGCTCCCCGTTCCGCGTACCGAGGCGGGCCGCGCCGGCCTCGCGGCGCTCCTCGCCGACCCGGAACAGGCCCTCGTCGCCTTCGACTTCGACGGCACCCTCGCGCCGATCGTCCCCGACCCCGACTCCGCGCGGGCCCACCCCGGCGCCGTACCCGCGCTGGCCCGGGTCGCGCCGCGCGTCGGGACCGTCGCCGTGATCACCGGCCGGCCCGCCGCCGTGGCCGTACGGTACGGCGGCTTCGCAGGCGTCGACGGGCTGGCGCACCTGCGCGTCCTCGGCCACTACGGCGACGAGCAGTGGGACGCCGCCACCGGCACCCTGCGCGCCCCGGACCCGCACCCCGGCGTCGCGGCGGTGCAGGCCGAGCTGCCGGGCGTGCTGGAGGCGGCGGGCGCCTGGCGGGGGACGTGGGTCGAGGACAAGGGCCGCGCCGTCGCCGTCCACACCCGCCGCGCCGACCACCCCGCCGAGGCCGCCGACGCGCTGCGCAAGCCGCTGGACGACCTGGCGGCGGCCCACGGCCTCGTGGTCGAGCCCGGCCGCTTCGTCCTCGAACTCCGCCCCCCCGGCATGGACAAGGGCCGCGCCCTCACCGCCCTGACCCGCGAGACCGGCGCCCGCACCGTCCTCTACGCCGGCGACGACCTCGGCGACCTCGCGGCCTACGACGCCGTGGACGCGCTGCGCCCGGAGGGCGTCGCCGGCCTGCTGGTGTGCAGCGCGGCGACGACGGGCGAAGGCGCGGACGCGCTGGCGGACCGCGCCGACCTGACGGTCGACGGACCCCAGGGCGTGGTGGACCTCCTGACGACCCTGGCAACGGCCCTCGGCGAGTAG
- a CDS encoding DUF3263 domain-containing protein — translation MSESDPTLTERDLAVLALEKRAWPGPGAKERAIRERLGLSPTRYYQVLNALLDDPRAQEYDPVTVNRLRRVRQARRDAREG, via the coding sequence ATGTCTGAGAGTGACCCGACGCTGACCGAGCGGGACTTGGCGGTCCTCGCGCTGGAGAAGCGCGCGTGGCCGGGTCCGGGCGCGAAGGAACGGGCGATCCGGGAGCGCCTGGGGCTCTCCCCCACGCGGTACTACCAGGTGCTCAACGCGCTCCTGGACGACCCGCGCGCGCAGGAGTACGACCCGGTGACGGTCAATCGGCTGCGCCGCGTCCGGCAGGCCCGCCGCGACGCCCGGGAGGGCTGA
- a CDS encoding ABC transporter substrate-binding protein — MQRRGFLKAAAGAAGAAALPLSACGDGSGGGDVTLKLVAAEYGTDESDTARRYWEQLAAKFSNDTPGISVDIEIIPWEDIDAKVDKMVKDGNPPDVAQMGPYAEYSSRDMLYSTDELLSIPTQANFVPSLAAAGEVNRVQYGMPFVSSSRLLFYNKSLFEDAGLSTDPEDAPKDWDELLDVAQALKDTGVKVPYALPLGPEEAQGETLMWMISGGGAYMDDVGSYTIDSEQNIHTFNWIRDNLVGAGLTYAAPSETNRRTAFADFVKGDVGMIFGHPTLMQNLRREKVDFGIALKLPGRDGPSESTMGVADWIMAFKANGHRSQIGKFLDVLFDDTNVLKFAQRYDLLPTTVSGVDKLSQGRKDLQPFLDQLQSAVFYPDNKTSWARVNAELKKQIGKAAEAGGEPPERVLTNLQSIAESASTTEE; from the coding sequence GTGCAGCGGCGTGGATTTCTGAAGGCGGCGGCCGGTGCCGCGGGAGCGGCGGCCCTGCCGCTGAGCGCGTGCGGGGACGGCAGCGGCGGCGGCGACGTCACGCTGAAGCTGGTGGCCGCCGAGTACGGCACCGACGAGTCCGACACCGCCCGGCGCTACTGGGAGCAGTTGGCGGCGAAGTTCTCCAACGACACCCCGGGGATCTCGGTCGACATCGAGATCATCCCGTGGGAGGACATCGACGCCAAGGTCGACAAGATGGTGAAGGACGGCAACCCGCCGGACGTCGCGCAGATGGGCCCGTACGCCGAGTACAGCTCCCGCGACATGCTCTACAGCACCGACGAACTGCTCTCCATCCCCACCCAGGCCAACTTCGTGCCCAGCCTCGCCGCCGCCGGCGAGGTCAACCGCGTCCAGTACGGCATGCCCTTCGTCTCCAGCTCGCGGCTGTTGTTCTACAACAAGTCCCTCTTCGAGGACGCGGGCCTGAGCACCGACCCCGAGGACGCGCCCAAGGACTGGGACGAACTCCTGGACGTCGCGCAGGCGCTCAAGGACACCGGGGTGAAGGTCCCGTACGCGCTCCCGCTCGGCCCCGAGGAGGCCCAGGGCGAGACGCTGATGTGGATGATCAGCGGCGGCGGCGCATACATGGACGACGTCGGCAGCTACACGATCGACTCCGAGCAGAACATCCACACCTTCAACTGGATACGCGACAACCTCGTCGGCGCCGGCCTCACCTACGCCGCGCCCTCCGAGACCAACAGACGCACGGCCTTCGCCGACTTCGTCAAGGGCGACGTCGGCATGATCTTCGGCCACCCGACGCTGATGCAGAACCTGCGCCGGGAGAAGGTCGACTTCGGCATCGCCCTGAAGCTGCCCGGACGCGACGGGCCCTCGGAGTCGACGATGGGCGTCGCCGACTGGATCATGGCGTTCAAGGCCAACGGCCACCGCTCCCAGATCGGCAAGTTCCTCGACGTCCTCTTCGACGACACCAACGTGCTGAAGTTCGCCCAGCGCTACGACCTGCTGCCGACGACGGTCTCCGGGGTGGACAAGCTCAGCCAGGGCCGCAAGGATCTGCAGCCGTTCCTGGACCAGCTCCAGAGCGCGGTCTTCTACCCGGACAACAAGACGTCGTGGGCGCGGGTGAACGCGGAGCTGAAGAAGCAGATAGGCAAGGCGGCCGAGGCGGGCGGCGAGCCGCCGGAGCGGGTGCTGACGAACCTGCAGAGCATCGCGGAGTCGGCCTCCACGACGGAGGAGTGA